One Thermodesulfovibrionia bacterium DNA window includes the following coding sequences:
- the hypE gene encoding hydrogenase expression/formation protein HypE — protein MKKIEIGHGSGGRLTRDLIEKLFLKYLDSSELKPLEDAAYISFENPHIAITTDSYVVRPLFFPGGDIGKLAVCGAVNDLAVSGAIPKYLSLSFIIEEGFLISHLKDVLKSIKMTSEAAGVKIVTGDTKVVERGKCDGLYINTTAVGEIVKSLVLDNIADGDAVIVTGTLGDHGTAVAIARNEFDIDASVESDCAPLNSLLTPLFDINGLKWMRDPTRGGAATVLVEVADKTHLGVEIYEENIPVRDDVKFISDMLGYDPLYLANEGKAIIITSQETTDEVLNKLRQHTLGKDAALIGRIMANHKGVRLRTKIGGERVLDMLEDDMLPRIC, from the coding sequence ATGAAGAAGATCGAGATTGGACACGGCAGCGGAGGCAGGCTCACAAGGGACCTGATAGAGAAGCTCTTTCTCAAATATCTTGATTCGAGCGAACTTAAGCCTCTTGAGGATGCGGCCTATATAAGTTTTGAAAACCCGCATATAGCCATCACCACTGATTCTTATGTCGTGCGCCCTCTATTCTTCCCCGGCGGCGATATCGGCAAGCTTGCTGTATGCGGAGCTGTGAATGACCTCGCTGTAAGCGGCGCGATCCCAAAGTATCTTTCACTCAGCTTCATCATTGAAGAAGGCTTTCTCATCAGCCATCTGAAAGATGTGCTTAAGAGCATAAAGATGACATCGGAAGCCGCAGGGGTGAAGATAGTCACTGGCGATACAAAGGTTGTTGAGAGGGGCAAATGCGATGGGTTGTACATTAACACCACTGCTGTCGGTGAGATAGTCAAATCTCTTGTGCTTGATAATATCGCAGACGGCGATGCGGTCATTGTCACAGGCACACTTGGAGACCACGGCACTGCTGTTGCAATAGCAAGGAATGAGTTTGACATAGATGCATCCGTAGAGAGCGATTGCGCACCGCTTAATAGTTTGCTCACGCCTCTTTTTGATATTAACGGACTGAAATGGATGCGCGACCCAACCCGCGGAGGCGCTGCCACAGTACTTGTTGAGGTTGCAGATAAGACTCATCTTGGCGTTGAGATTTACGAAGAAAATATTCCTGTTCGGGATGATGTTAAGTTCATTTCTGATATGCTCGGATATGACCCGCTTTATCTCGCCAACGAAGGCAAGGCAATTATAATAACTTCACAAGAGACAACAGATGAGGTTCTAAACAAATTAAGGCAGCATACATTAGGAAAGGACGCGGCTCTCATCGGCAGGATAATGGCAAATCACAAAGGTGTGAGGCTCAGAACAAAGATAGGCGGTGAGCGCGTGCTTGATATGCTTGAGGACGATATGCTTCCGAGGATATGTTGA
- the hypB gene encoding hydrogenase nickel incorporation protein HypB — protein MCDTCGCEHSHEHPPHSPLGKVGGKTVEINQSLLKANEDAAAHNREHFDKSGIFTLNLISSPGSGKTTLLEKTAEALKDEFSLGVLEGDIETDLDAERIRKKGVPAVQLTTGGACHLDSALIHKGMHELEHQLHGKKMDMLFIENVGNLVCPSFFNLGEHVRVVLVSVPEGPDKPIKYPKAFKTSHVFIITKSDLLPHFDFDVEKVKKDALSLNPDLKIFVISATTGYGMGEWFDFLRSKLKAKK, from the coding sequence ATGTGCGATACATGCGGATGCGAACATAGTCACGAACACCCCCCTCATTCCCCCCTTGGTAAGGTGGGAGGAAAGACGGTTGAGATTAATCAGAGCCTGCTAAAGGCGAATGAAGATGCTGCTGCGCATAACAGGGAGCATTTTGACAAAAGCGGTATCTTCACCTTAAACCTTATAAGCTCACCCGGCTCCGGCAAGACAACTCTGCTTGAGAAGACTGCTGAGGCGCTGAAGGATGAATTCAGCCTCGGCGTTCTTGAGGGCGACATAGAGACCGACCTTGATGCCGAGAGGATAAGGAAGAAGGGCGTGCCTGCCGTTCAGCTTACAACCGGAGGCGCCTGCCATCTTGACTCAGCGCTTATACATAAAGGCATGCATGAGCTTGAGCATCAGCTTCACGGCAAGAAGATGGATATGCTCTTTATCGAGAATGTGGGCAACCTTGTATGCCCGTCATTCTTTAATCTTGGCGAGCATGTCAGGGTCGTACTTGTATCTGTGCCTGAAGGCCCTGATAAACCCATAAAATATCCAAAGGCATTTAAGACATCGCATGTCTTTATCATCACCAAATCAGACCTTCTTCCTCATTTTGATTTTGATGTTGAGAAGGTTAAGAAGGATGCGCTGTCACTCAATCCTGACCTGAAGATATTTGTCATATCCGCGACAACAGGCTATGGGATGGGTGAGTGGTTTGATTTTCTCAGGAGCAAGTTGAAAGCTAAGAAATGA